In one window of Microtus pennsylvanicus isolate mMicPen1 chromosome 2, mMicPen1.hap1, whole genome shotgun sequence DNA:
- the Fam210b gene encoding protein FAM210B, mitochondrial: MAGLLVLLSPAGRVGARILPRTPWLLGAATSCAPPLWALALSRPGPDSRLLHTARRDCLSRQEPSRITEPGSGAKSTEGKLSKSQQLKKVFQEYGAVGMSLHIGISLVSLGMFYTVVSSGIDMSAILLKLGFKESLVQSKMAAGTSTFVVAYAIHKLFAPVRISITLFSVPFVVRYFRRVGLFKPPATKP; the protein is encoded by the exons ATGGCTGGGCTGCTAGTGCTGCTTAGCCCGGCGGGAAGAGTGGGCGCCCGGATACTGCCCCGGACCCCTTGGCTCCTGGGAGCCGCCACCTCCTGCGCTCCACCACTCTGGGCCTTGGCCTTGTCCCGCCCCGGGCCGGACTCCCGGCTGCTGCACACGGCCCGCAGGGACTGCCTCAGCCGCCAG GAGCCCAGCAGAATCACTGAGCCAGGAAGTGGTGCCAAGAGCACAGAGGGAAAGCTAAGCAAATCACAGCAGCTGAAGAAGGTCTTCCAGGAATATGGGGCCGTGGGCATGTCGCTGCACATTGGGATCTCGCTGGTCTCCTTGGGGATGTTCTACACAGTTGTTTCCAG TGGCATCGACATGTCTGCAATCCTGCTTAAGCTTGGCTTCAAAGAGTCCCTGGTGCAATCCAAAATGGCAGCCGGCACCAGCACATTCGTGGTGGCCTATGCCATCCACAAGCTCTTTGCACCCGTGAGGATCAGCATCACCTTGTTCTCTGTGCCCTTCGTCGTTAGATATTTCCGCAGAGTGGGACTCTTTAAGCCTCCAGCCACCAAGCCATGA